GCAGTCGCAGCTCGCGGCGTCGCAGCCGCGGTCCGCGCAGAACGGCACCGTCTCGATGCCGCTGATCTCGGGGTATCGGCGGGTGTACACGTCCTTCGACTTGGTCAGCGACAGGGTCCCGAGCGTGCGGCCGTGGAAGCTCCCGTCGAAGGCGACGCCGTACTTCGCGGGCGCGCGGTGGTCGTGCGTGATCTTCATCGCGTTCTCCATCGCCTCCGCGCCGGAGTTCGAGAGGAAGACGGTGTCCATCCCGTACTGGCTGGAGACGTCGGTCAACCGGTCCATGAGGTGGCTCGACCCCGGGAAATCGGCCTCCTCCGGGCTCGGACCGGAGCCGAAGTACATGTCCTGGCCGGCGATCTTCATCGGCTCCACGAGGTCGAACTCGCGGAGCTTCGAAAGCACCTTCTCGTTGTTGTAGCCGAGCGGCGCGGCGCCGATGTGACAGGTGAAATCGAGGAGGACGTTGCCGTCGACGTCGGTGACGAAGGGCCCGTCGGCCTCGCGGGTCACGTCCCAGACGAACTCGTGGGAGTACTCGCTGGGCGCGGAGTGCGACTGATGGAACTCGACCCAACGCTGCGCGTTCGGGCCGGGGAGCGCGTCCGCGGCGGGTTCCGCCGTATCCCTATCCATACACAGATTATGTATACACCGTACATTAAAACTTGGTATAAATCGGGATGAGCGGGCCGCGACGGCTCTCAGTCGTCGTCCGATCCGGCGGACCGAGGCGAACTGGGTCCGTCGGCGTCCTTGCCCGATCCGTACAGCACGGTATCCTTCTGGAAGAGCACCTGGTTGTAGTGTTTCCCGAAGTCACGGATGAGCGACAGCATCGCGAGGAAGCAGACGAACGCGAACGGCGCACCGGTGATGATGACCGCGTCCTGGAGCGCGCTCGTTCCGCCCTCACCGCCGATGATCATGAGGATGGCGGCGGTCATGCCGAGGACGACCCCCCAGAAGACGCGGTTGATGTTCGACGGCCTGGCCTTCCCGCCGGTGGTCATCATCGAGACGGCCAGCGTCGAGGAGTCCGCCGACGTGATGAAGAAGGTCGTGACCAGGACCATGAAGGCGATCATGAACACCGTCCCGAACGGGAAGGCGTCGAAGAGGATGAAGCCCGATATCTCGGGCGTGAAGTTGTTGATGACGGCGCTGAAGTCCGCGACGCCGGTGTGGTGGTACTGCAGCGCGGTGCCGCCGACGATGGTGAACCACGGGATGGTCGCCGCCGAGGTCGCGCCGATGCCCGTGAACGCGACCTCTCGAACGGTCCGTCCCTTGGAGATGCGGGCGATGAACAGCCCCGCGAACGGGGACCACGAGAGCGCCCACGCCCAGTAGAACACCGTCCAGGAGTTCATCCACGACGTGCCGCCATCGCTCCCGGCACCGGTGTACAGGCTCATCGAGGTGAAGTCGGCGATCATTCCGCCCATCGCCTGTGACCCCAGCAACAGCAGGAACAGCGTCGGTCCCAGGATGAACGTCGCCACCATGAGGACGACGAACAGGATCATGTTGAAGTTGGACAGTCGGCGGATCCCCTTGTCGACGCCGAGCACCATCGAGACGGTGAACAGGAGCGTCATCGTGGTGACCACGATGAGGATCCCGATGTTCCCGAGGTCGATCCCCCACTGGTAGTTGAGACCGGCGATGAACTGGCTGCCGATGAACCCGAGCGACGTCGCTACGCCACCGATCGTCGCGAAGACGGCGAGGATGTCGACGACCTTCGCGGCCGGGCCGTCGAGGTTGTCCTTCCCAAGGATCGGCGTCAGCGCCGACGAGACACGGAGGGGGACGTCCTCGTAGTTGTACGCGAAGTAGGAGATCGCGAGCCCCATGATCGTGAACACCGCCAGCTGGGGAAGTGCCCAGTGGAACAGCGTCTGCTGGATCGCGTACGGAACCGCCTCGGCCGTTCCACCTTCGATCCCGAACAGCGGCGAGGGGTTATCGTAGTAGAACAGCGCCTCGGTCGGCCCCCAGAACACGACGCCCGCCGCGAACCCGGCGGAGTACAGCATCGCGAAGTACGACAGGAAGCTGTACTCGGGGTCCGAGTCTCCCATCTTGATCCCTCCCCACGGCCCGACGATCAGGAACAGCAGGAAGAGGACGATCAGGAACACGATCACCAACAGCGCCCAGTTCAGGTACGTTGTCACCCAGCCGTAGACGGTCCCGATCGTCTCCGTGACGAGCGCCTCATTCACGAAGAACGCCACGATCACGCCGGCGGTCAGCAACGCACCGAACGCGAAGACGACCGGATCGATCTCCTCGCGGAACTCGTCGAACACGCCCGAATCGGAGCCGCTCATGAGAGGCCACCTCCACGACGGCGACCACTGCTCGGTCCACGGTGCCTCCGCCGGTCGAGTACCATGCCACGTGCTGGCATGCACGGTGGATCGAAAGTATACACAATAAGTGTTTCTCAAAACGCGAGAATGTAACCGTATTATGTATTCTGTATATATGTTCAACACAATCTGTATCGATGACGTACGTTGGCGATATCAACGGTGTTTGCCGAAATATACTGGACGATCGAAGACATATAGCTGGCATACCCATAACATCGTCCCGAACAGCATCGGGACTTGGACGGTTCCGATTCGACTCCGAGCCGGCTCTTCGGCGAGCGATCGGCCGCCGCTCAGCCGTGTGTCATCGATATTCGTTACCGCGAAAGAGGAGATCGTCCCGCGCCGAGTGAGGAGAGAAGAGGCGGACGCCGTCGGCCGATCAGTCCGGCAGCATCAGTTAATCAGCTTCAGTTCGTCAGCTCTTCGAGCGTGCGCTCGTGGGAGGTCGCGCTCTCCGTCAGCTTCTCGGCGAACTCGTCGACGCGGTCTTTGATCTCCTCGCCGGCCTCCTCCGGCGAGAACGACTCCGACATGGTCAGCAGGCGGACGAACGCGCGGAGCTCCTCGTCCGTGAGCTCCGCGAACTCGTCGTTCTCGAGCTTCGCGACCACCTCGTCGACGTCGATCTGGCCGACCGGTTCGACGTTGAACTCCACGTTGACCATGCGGTAGTTCGACCCGGCGAGCCGCTGTTCCGCCTTCCCGACGCCCTCAGAAAGCATGTCCTTGAACGGGGTGTGGTACCCCATCGTGCCGAGGTAGAGGAACGCGAGCATGTCGGTGATCCCCTGCGTGTACGCCTCGCGGTCCTCGTCATCCGGGTCGAACACTGTCTTCCGGTCGCGCTCCTCCAGACATTCGAAGAGGATGCTGAAATCTAAGATCGCGTTCCGAACGCGGCGGCGGATCCGGTTCCGCTTCTGTTTCCGCGAGTGGTCCGTGTAGTCCGTCTTGCGTCCGAGCAGAAAGTCACGGTCGGAGGGCGTGAGGATCCCGCGAGGCCGGTCCGAGTCGGCCGCCGCCTCCAGCGACTCCGGCACGTCGTTCTGGCTCATGGCTCGAATACCGAGGGCCAGCGGATTAACGGTACTGGTCGTGCCAACGACTCCCCACCCGTCGACCGATCCCACCCCTCCCGCCGACGACCCGCTACGGCCGCCGTCGCGACAGTTCGACGAACGCCTCTGAAAGCAGATCGACGCCGATCCCGAGGCTCTCCTCGTCGACGTCGAACGTCGGGGTGTGGTGGCTCGTCGGGTGGTCCGTCCCGACGATGAGGTACGAGGCGAGCCCGCCCGACTCCTGGACCCGTCGCATCAGGTAGGTTGCGTCTTCGCTCACGCCGAACTCCTCGGACGGAATCACGCGCTCGACGCCGTCGACGTCCCACGCGACGTTGCCGACGACCTCCCGGAGCGCCGGGTGGCTGTCGACGCACGGCGACTCGCTGATCACGCGCGGCGCGACGTCGCAGTCGTGCAGCTCGGCGGCGGCGTAGAGGACCCGCTCGAGCTCGGTGCGCGCGTACGTCATCAGCGCGGTCGTCTCGCCGCGGACCTCCGCCTCGATCGTCACCTCCTCGGCGATGACGTTGCTCGCGGAGCCGCCCTCGATCTTGCCGACGTTCACCCGCGTCGCCCCGTCGCGGTGGCGCGCGATCCCGTACGCGTTCTGGATCGCGGCCGCGGCGGCCTGCATGGCGTTGGCCCCCTCGTTGGGCGCCTTCCCCGCGTGCGCGCTCGCGCCCTCGAACGTCGCCGTCAGGTGCGCCATCGCCAGCGGGCCCTCCACGCCGGCGACGACCTCGCCGGTCGGGTGGCCGAGCCCGACGTGGAGCGCGAACAGGTAGTCGACGCCGTCGAGGTGGCCGCTCTCGGCCATCGCCTTGCCGCCGCCGGAGATCTCCTCGGCCGGCTGGAAGAACACCCTGAGCGTCCCCTCGAAGTCGCTCTCCTTGATCGCCTCGATCGTGCCAAGCGCGATCGCGAGGTGCGCGTCGTGACCGCAGGCGTGCATGTAGCCGTCGTGTTCCGACCGGAACCCCGCCGCCGCCGGCCGGTGGTCGGGCTCGTCCGACTCGTGGATCGAGATCGCGTCCAGATCGACGCGCAGGCCGATACAGGGCCCCTCGCCCTGCGAGAGCGTCGCGACGACGCCCGTGTGGCCGCCCGCCGTCCGTTCGAGGAGGTCCTCGCTGACCCCCGCCTCACGGGCGCGGTCGAGCCACGGCCGGATCTCGTCGTCGTCCGGGACGGCCATCCGCTCGTCCGTCGCGAGCGCCTCGCGGCCGACCGCGATCTCGTCGACGCCGATCCGTTCGAGCTCCTCGACGACGCGGGCGGTCGTCCGGAACTCGCGCCACCCCGGCTCCGGGTGGCGGTGGAACGCCCGCCGGAGGTCGCTCAGTCTGGCTCGCGCGTCGTGGGACATCTGTCCGGAGGGAAAGCGGTCAGGCTACTTAACCGTAGCCGATGGCCCACTCTCCGACTCGCGCGGGGGGCTCTGTCACGGGTCGCGACGAGCGATCCGACCGGCCTCGCTTACTCCGCCGTCGACACCCGCACCACCTGCTTGCCGATGTTGTCGCCGGCGAACAGTCCGAGGAAGGCGTCGGGCGCGTTCTCGAGGCCCTCGACGACCGTTTCGCGGTGTTCGAGTTCGCCGCTCGCCACCCACCGCCCGAGCCGCTCGCTGGCCTCGCCGAACCGGCTCGCGAAGTCGCTCACGAGCAGCCCCTCCACCCGTGCCCGCGTCGGGATCAGTCCCGGGAGCTTCCGCGGGCCGGTCGGCGTCTCCTCGTCGTTGTAGTGGGCGATCTGCCCGCAGACGGCGACGCGCGCGTCGAGGTTCAACCGCGTGAACACCGCGTCCGTGATGGGGCCGCCGACGTTGTCGTAGTAGACGTCCACGCCGTCGGGTGCGGCCTCGTCGAGCGCGGCGCGGTAGTCGTCGGTCGTTCGGTAGTTGATCGCGGCGTCGAAGCCGAGCTCGTCGGTGAGCCACGCCGTCTTCTCGTCGGAGCCGGCGAACCCGACCACGCGACAGCCCGCGCGTTTCGCGATCTGACCGACGACCGAGCCGACCGCGCCCGCGGCGCCTGAGACGACGACGGTGTCGGCGGGCTTCGGCTCGCCGATCTCCAAGAGCCCGAAGTAGGCGGTCCGGCCGGGCATCCCGAGCACGCCGAGGTAGGCCTCGGGGTCGGCGACAGACGGGTCCACGGGCGCGACGTCGTCGGCGTCGAGCGTCGCGTAGTCGGCCCACCGCCCCTCTCCCGTCACGAGGTCGCCCGCGGCGTAGGCGTCGCTTTCGCTCTCGATGACCTCGCCGACGACGCCGCCCCT
Above is a window of Halorubrum depositum DNA encoding:
- a CDS encoding BCCT family transporter, whose product is MSGSDSGVFDEFREEIDPVVFAFGALLTAGVIVAFFVNEALVTETIGTVYGWVTTYLNWALLVIVFLIVLFLLFLIVGPWGGIKMGDSDPEYSFLSYFAMLYSAGFAAGVVFWGPTEALFYYDNPSPLFGIEGGTAEAVPYAIQQTLFHWALPQLAVFTIMGLAISYFAYNYEDVPLRVSSALTPILGKDNLDGPAAKVVDILAVFATIGGVATSLGFIGSQFIAGLNYQWGIDLGNIGILIVVTTMTLLFTVSMVLGVDKGIRRLSNFNMILFVVLMVATFILGPTLFLLLLGSQAMGGMIADFTSMSLYTGAGSDGGTSWMNSWTVFYWAWALSWSPFAGLFIARISKGRTVREVAFTGIGATSAATIPWFTIVGGTALQYHHTGVADFSAVINNFTPEISGFILFDAFPFGTVFMIAFMVLVTTFFITSADSSTLAVSMMTTGGKARPSNINRVFWGVVLGMTAAILMIIGGEGGTSALQDAVIITGAPFAFVCFLAMLSLIRDFGKHYNQVLFQKDTVLYGSGKDADGPSSPRSAGSDDD
- a CDS encoding amidohydrolase — protein: MSHDARARLSDLRRAFHRHPEPGWREFRTTARVVEELERIGVDEIAVGREALATDERMAVPDDDEIRPWLDRAREAGVSEDLLERTAGGHTGVVATLSQGEGPCIGLRVDLDAISIHESDEPDHRPAAAGFRSEHDGYMHACGHDAHLAIALGTIEAIKESDFEGTLRVFFQPAEEISGGGKAMAESGHLDGVDYLFALHVGLGHPTGEVVAGVEGPLAMAHLTATFEGASAHAGKAPNEGANAMQAAAAAIQNAYGIARHRDGATRVNVGKIEGGSASNVIAEEVTIEAEVRGETTALMTYARTELERVLYAAAELHDCDVAPRVISESPCVDSHPALREVVGNVAWDVDGVERVIPSEEFGVSEDATYLMRRVQESGGLASYLIVGTDHPTSHHTPTFDVDEESLGIGVDLLSEAFVELSRRRP
- a CDS encoding NADP-dependent oxidoreductase, which produces MTEINREWLLAQRPTGEPDLDCFELRETDVPAPAPGELLVRTRFLSVDPYMRGRMRDAESYAEPWAVGDPLRGGVVGEVIESESDAYAAGDLVTGEGRWADYATLDADDVAPVDPSVADPEAYLGVLGMPGRTAYFGLLEIGEPKPADTVVVSGAAGAVGSVVGQIAKRAGCRVVGFAGSDEKTAWLTDELGFDAAINYRTTDDYRAALDEAAPDGVDVYYDNVGGPITDAVFTRLNLDARVAVCGQIAHYNDEETPTGPRKLPGLIPTRARVEGLLVSDFASRFGEASERLGRWVASGELEHRETVVEGLENAPDAFLGLFAGDNIGKQVVRVSTAE